Proteins from a genomic interval of bacterium:
- a CDS encoding DUF1848 family protein gives MNEKIVISASRRTDIPAFYMDWFMEGIEQGNFTVQNPISGQVISVPATADRVHTIVFWSKNFGPFLAAGYGQELIRKGFHLFFHFTVNSEDPLLEPGIPSLEERLEQALNLSREFGPEVISWRFDPICFYQDSRGKVNNNLQDLNRIAEAMGCAGIRRCVTSFMDDYSKVQRRTRVRAGLQGFKFIYPDLRQQTEIVLMLAKKLAAHSINLYTCCEKDLLSLLPPDSGIRASSCIPNDFLQRLFGGHISLWTDYGQRHSKGCRCSVSRDIGSYHLQPCYHRCLYCYANPAGR, from the coding sequence ATGAATGAAAAGATAGTTATTTCCGCCTCAAGGAGGACAGATATTCCTGCCTTTTACATGGATTGGTTCATGGAAGGGATCGAGCAGGGAAATTTTACGGTTCAAAATCCGATTTCCGGACAGGTTATATCAGTACCGGCTACAGCGGATAGAGTCCATACCATAGTGTTCTGGTCAAAAAATTTTGGCCCTTTTTTAGCTGCTGGATACGGGCAGGAGTTGATCAGGAAAGGATTTCACCTGTTCTTCCATTTTACTGTCAACTCCGAAGATCCGCTCCTTGAGCCTGGCATCCCATCCCTTGAGGAGAGATTGGAGCAGGCGCTCAACTTGAGCCGGGAATTTGGTCCGGAGGTTATCTCCTGGAGATTTGACCCGATCTGCTTTTATCAGGACAGCCGGGGAAAGGTGAACAACAACCTTCAGGACCTTAATCGCATAGCAGAAGCTATGGGTTGCGCGGGTATCAGGCGGTGTGTAACCAGCTTTATGGATGATTACAGCAAAGTTCAGAGACGCACCCGTGTCCGGGCGGGATTACAAGGATTCAAGTTTATCTACCCAGACCTGCGACAGCAAACCGAAATCGTCCTGATGCTGGCAAAAAAGCTGGCTGCGCACTCGATAAACCTTTATACCTGCTGCGAGAAGGACCTGTTGAGCTTACTTCCTCCTGATTCAGGAATCAGAGCAAGCTCATGTATCCCGAATGATTTTCTGCAACGCCTTTTTGGCGGGCATATCTCTTTATGGACGGATTACGGGCAGCGTCACAGTAAAGGCTGCAGGTGCAGTGTTTCACGGGACATCGGCTCGTATCATCTTCAACCCTGCTATCATAGGTGCCTCTACTGTTATGCCAACCCGGCTGGCAGATAA
- a CDS encoding DUF2905 domain-containing protein, translating to MNTLAPIGRLLIIAGFILVIGGIFIAYGPRVPLIGRLPGDIYIKKGNFHFYFPVTSSIIISVIVTLVFLLISKITR from the coding sequence ATGAATACTTTGGCTCCAATCGGCAGGTTGCTGATTATCGCGGGATTTATTCTCGTGATTGGGGGGATCTTTATTGCTTATGGTCCCAGGGTCCCTCTTATTGGCAGACTGCCGGGCGATATTTATATTAAAAAGGGCAATTTCCACTTTTATTTCCCGGTTACCAGCAGCATCATCATAAGCGTTATTGTAACCCTGGTTTTCCTGCTTATCAGCAAAATTACCCGGTAG
- the sixA gene encoding phosphohistidine phosphatase SixA, whose protein sequence is MKLYLIRHAQPKNQLEDPLQHLSDSGRKSMKKVSEYAARLELFIAEIWHSEKLRAKETAEIFAQSLGLTQKVKERTGLSPGDDVTPIESWLMGKEENIALVGHLPFLDKLASLLLCGSEDASLINFTMGSIACLSRDVSGEWTLDWIITPDLIPDNTAFSG, encoded by the coding sequence ATGAAATTATACCTTATCCGGCATGCCCAGCCCAAAAACCAGCTAGAAGATCCTCTTCAGCATCTCTCCGATTCCGGACGAAAGAGTATGAAGAAGGTTTCTGAATATGCAGCCAGACTAGAGCTGTTCATAGCCGAAATCTGGCACAGTGAGAAGCTGCGAGCCAAAGAGACGGCAGAGATATTTGCACAATCGCTTGGCCTCACGCAGAAGGTAAAAGAGCGCACCGGCCTGAGTCCCGGTGACGATGTCACTCCGATTGAAAGCTGGCTGATGGGAAAGGAGGAGAATATCGCTCTTGTGGGCCATCTTCCTTTTCTCGATAAGCTTGCCTCATTGCTGCTTTGTGGCTCGGAAGACGCCAGCCTGATCAATTTCACCATGGGGAGCATCGCCTGCCTGAGCAGGGATGTGAGCGGCGAATGGACTCTTGACTGGATAATTACTCCAGACCTTATCCCGGATAATACTGCTTTTTCCGGGTAG